One genomic window of Anguilla anguilla isolate fAngAng1 chromosome 13, fAngAng1.pri, whole genome shotgun sequence includes the following:
- the LOC118210689 gene encoding coiled-coil domain-containing protein 39-like has translation MVQFKNLKDEITRTQTTESELRMKSLAEREMGRLKQDIAQLEVETERLGKQREEQKRAVLRAAQKVKELEREQAQGQEVLESLRQDAVRGEEDHAVLMKCMQEDECRTVNDLLLRMEKQNIEARQRHEAMDEDWERTATAELEWERTEEAICQLCKEREELTRHWQTSVSHMTKRHQDMDLCIMSLSLVKEEVKERGEAVKMVRETLDSLWRRNAEAGRWVETVSRQAAEMKWGSGEQESRSTVLYGECKVLKCAVDRTNAEVKMAQSLLAELTTNVHANKNRLEKARLHSAALEEELKTEMEVVVRAKEEAEQAEQEVKKEEKASKDADARFYGHQEVLARKAEQLQALKREEKEQQAEVSAGRSALSTMSRQQQEIERILIRKKEAVYKQDSHMELLERRMQELSAGEGRKLVELLKEEAAQVSMYMEERKRTLCFQHGEQQKLEGELRLAKRDAEKLASERKSLSCKVEDLELITAATERELSEITGERLEFMVKENLLKLEVKQANDRLQSKKDRIVSLEKQRLLLEAEFKGKEAELHLQKEAVQRQIKQVTQGCQKTRAEWNRQRCKAQKLQKKHEAIAVFTVCLEGEEVSLQQYQDEVKRQREELKLKKEELNRKQATKQREVMDLKNKLSAVRGKCEERKTLEQTLCVMQDKHTQKASHVKELKKRIKGMNMSLDLLLHEEREVLQKRSLLQDLRSEMHAQEEELSQTLKLCSELASNIRSEMVNSDKTEEEDMDWHELQEFSETAVMLLLEVMDNYPDLRSVLKALFMERGLTLDRPSSGWDSQQSGESASTRSWDSSDRSSIVLLFTLGSNFGCQETRNHLRLRPRPPAGRREAAGRRLCGSRAALHQQRASSDLPPSPPWCVMSAAVTDRRVALLRNTSACFSPLPAEHAAELRGRRAAGEHRIRSWSGETADAMRCGENPTNRNPPPPYHYSYAVPCRAIDLVWTPYLAARWGSVRRMVNIKALSKF, from the exons ATGGTTCAATTCAAGAACCTAAAGGATGAGATAACCCGCACTCAG ACGACTGAGTCAGAGTTGCGCATGAAATCCCTCGCTGAGCGTGAGATGGGCCGCCTGAAGCAGGACATCGCGCAGCTGGAGGTGGAAACGGAAAGACTGGGGAAGCAGAGGGAGGAACAGAAG AGGGCCGTCCTGAGAGCGGCCCAAAAGGTAAAGGAGCTGGAGCGGGAGCAGGCGCAGGGCCAGGAGGTGCTAGAGTCCCTGCGGCAGGACGCCGTCCGAGGAGAGGAAGACCACGCCGTCCTGATGAAGTGCATGCAGGAGGACGAATGCAGGACCGTCAAT GACCTCCTCCTGAGAATGGAAAAGCAGAACATTGAGGCCAGGCAGAGACATGAGGCCATGGATGAGGACTGGGAGAGAACAGCTACTGCAGAG CTGGAGTGGGAGAGGACGGAGGAGGCTATTTGCCAGTTGtgcaaagagagggaggaactgACCAGGCACTGGCAGACCAGtgtcagtcacatgaccaagaGGCATCAGGACATGGACCTGTGTATCATG TCTCTGTCTTTGGTGAAGGAGGAGGtaaaggagaggggagaggcagTAAAGATGGTGAGGGAGACTCTGGACAGCTTGTGGCGGAGGAACGCGGAGGCTGGCCGGTGGGTGGAGACTGTGAGCCGGCAGGCGGCTGAGATGAAGTGGGGGTCTGGAGAGCAGGAGAGCCGaagcactgtgctgtatggtgAG TGTAAGGTCCTCAAGTGTGCCGTTGACCGGACCAACGCAGAGGTGAAGATGGCGCAATCCCTCCTGGCTGAGCTGACAACAAATGTGCACGCCAACAAGAACAG GCTGGAAAAGGCCAGGCTCCACAGTGCTGCCCTAGAGGAGGAGCTAAAAACTGAGATGGAGGTGGTGGTCAGAGCAAAGGAGGAGGCAGAGCAGGCAGAGCAGGAggtgaagaaggaggagaaagcCAGCAAG GATGCTGATGCCAGGTTTTATGGGCACCAGGAGGTGCTCGCTCGGAAGGCAGAGCAGCTGCAGGCCCTGAAACGGGAGGAGAAAGAGCAGCAGGCGGAGGTTTCGGCTGGGCGTAGCGCTCTCTCCACAATGAGCCGCCAGCAGCAAGAGATAGAAAGGATCCTCATCAGGAAAAAGGAGGCTGTGTACAAGCAG GACTCCCATATGGAGCTGCTGGAGAGGAGGATGCAGGAGCTGAGTGCAGGAGAGGGCAGGAAGCTGGTGGAGCTCTTGAAGGAGGAGGCAGCACAGGTCTCCATGTacatggaggagaggaagaggacccTCTGCTTTCAGCATGGGGAGCAGCAGAAACTGGAG GGGGAACTTCGCCTCGCGAAGCGAGACGCAGAGAAGCTGGCATCGGAGAGAAAGAGCCTGAGCTGTAAAGTGGAGGATCTGGAGCTGATCACTGCAGCCACTGAGAGGGAGCTCAGTGAGATCACAGGGGAGAGACTG GAGTTTATGGTGAAGGAGAACCTGCTGAAGCTGGAAGTGAAGCAGGCCAATGACAGGCTTCAGAGCAAGAAGGACAGGATTGTCTCCCTAGAAAAGCAGAGGTTGCTACTAGAGGCGGAGTTTAAGGGGAAGGAGGCAGAGCTCCACCTTCAGAAGGAGGCGGTCCAGAGGCAAATTAAACAAGTAACCCAGGGATGTCAGAAGACCAG GGCTGAGTGGAACAGGCAGCGATGTAAAGCTCAGAAGCTGCAGAAAAAGCACGAGGCCATCGCTGTGTTCACCGTATgcctggagggagaggaagtcTCTCTGCAGCAGTATCAAGATGAG gtgaagaggcagagagaggaacTGAAGCTGAAGAAAGAGGAACTAAACAGGAAGCAGGCCACGAAGCAGAGGGAGGTCATGGACCTGAAGAACAAGCTGTCCGCAGTCAGAG GAAAGTGTGAAGAGAGGAAGACTCTGGAGCAGACACTTTGTGTGATGCAGGACAAACATACCCAAAAGGCCAGCCATGTGAAGGAGCTCAAAAAGCGTATTAAG GGCATGAACATGTCTCTGGATTTACTGCTCCATGAGGAGAGGGAGGTTCTGCAGAAACGTTCTCTGCTCCAGGATCTGCGCTCTGAGATGCACGCCCAGGAAGAGGAGCTGAGCCAGACCCTCAAATTG TGCTCTGAACTGGCCTCCAACATCCGTTCAGAGATGGTAAACAGTGACAAAACCGAGGAGGAGGACATGGACTGGCATGAGCTACAGGAGTTCTCAGAGACAGCAGTGATGTTGCTCCTAGAGGTCATGGACAATTACcctgacctcagatcagtccTGAAGGCACTGTTTATGGAG AGGGGTCTAACCCTGGACAGGCCCAGTTCGGGGTGGGATAGCCAGCAGAGCGGAGAGTCGGCGTCTACACGCAGCTGGGACTCTTCAGACAG GTCCTCCATTGTTCTGCTCTTCACCCTGGGGAGTAATTTTGGCTGTCAGGAGACCCGCAATCACTTGCGCCTGAGACCGCGTCCCCCTGCTGGAAGACGTGAAGCTGCAGGGAGGAGGCTCTGCGGGAGTAGAGCTGCCCTCCACCAGCAGCGAGCCTCGTCTgaccttcctccctctcccccctggtGTGTGATGTCAGCCGCAGTCACAGACCGTCGCGTGGCTCTCCTCAGAAACACCAGCGCGTGTTTCTCGCCTCTCCCTGCGGAACATGCGGCTGAGCTGCGGGGTCGCCGCGCTGCAGGAGAACACCGCATACGCAGCTGGAGCGGGGAAACTGCGGACGCCATGCGATGCGGGGAGAATCCAACCAACCGAAACCCTCCTCCCCCGTATCACTACAGTTATGCAGTGCCCTGCAGGGCCATTGACCTGGTCTGGACACCATACCTGGCTGCACGCTGGGGTAGTGTCAGACGAATGGTAAACATTAAGGCTCTGTCGAAATTCTAA